From a region of the Ferviditalea candida genome:
- a CDS encoding tyrosine-type recombinase/integrase, producing MLSTIYSAGLRASEGAHLQISDIHSANMRILIRQGKGNKDQTTYHLIYLEKQIELVEQDIRRRLADKQEALDLLTTIPGVNEQAASIIIAEIGTNMNNFKDDHHLAALHLYIVVDG from the coding sequence GTGCTTTCTACAATTTATTCGGCAGGGCTTCGGGCTAGTGAAGGAGCCCATCTGCAAATTTCGGATATTCACAGTGCGAACATGCGCATTTTGATTCGTCAAGGGAAAGGGAACAAGGATCAAACTACTTATCACCTCATTTATCTTGAAAAACAAATCGAACTGGTCGAGCAGGATATCCGTCGCCGGTTAGCCGACAAGCAGGAAGCATTGGACCTGCTGACCACGATACCGGGTGTGAACGAACAGGCCGCCTCCATCATAATTGCGGAAATCGGGACGAACATGAACAACTTCAAGGACGATCATCATTTAGCCGCACTCCATCTCTACATCGTCGTTGATGGTTAA